The Hymenobacter sp. GOD-10R genome includes a window with the following:
- a CDS encoding TIGR02117 family protein produces MAALAALLLFFVTGTLVPVNKQFRQTPGGVPIFVVSNGFHSDVVVPLREPRTQTDWLQKLGQPTWANQFARYQFVAFGWGSEGFFLDSYGGHFPRLSTTLRAAVPGRSLMHVGFYPAAPAVGARVIPLFISEAQYQKLVERITHSFQPDSAGHFSLRNSAGYTPHDFFFRANGHYHLLRTCNDWTNRTLGRAGIRAAWKAPLAASVLYQVRKAE; encoded by the coding sequence ATGGCAGCACTAGCGGCACTTCTACTTTTTTTCGTGACCGGCACTCTAGTGCCCGTAAATAAACAGTTTCGGCAAACGCCCGGCGGCGTACCCATTTTTGTGGTATCCAATGGCTTTCACTCCGATGTAGTGGTACCACTACGCGAACCGCGCACTCAAACGGATTGGTTGCAAAAGCTAGGGCAACCCACTTGGGCAAACCAATTTGCACGCTATCAATTTGTGGCGTTTGGCTGGGGTAGCGAAGGCTTCTTCTTAGATTCTTATGGCGGGCATTTTCCTCGCCTGAGTACCACGCTACGTGCGGCAGTGCCCGGCCGGTCGCTCATGCACGTAGGCTTTTATCCGGCGGCTCCTGCTGTTGGTGCGCGGGTAATCCCCTTGTTCATTTCCGAGGCCCAGTACCAAAAGCTAGTCGAACGCATCACGCACTCCTTCCAGCCTGACTCTGCAGGGCACTTTTCCCTGCGCAATTCCGCGGGTTATACCCCCCACGATTTCTTCTTTCGTGCCAATGGGCATTACCACCTGCTACGCACGTGCAACGATTGGACAAATCGCACGCTAGGTCGGGCCGGCATTCGAGCAGCTTGGAAGGCGCCGCTTGCCGCTTCTGTGCTCTACCAAGTACGAAAAGCAGAATAA
- a CDS encoding TonB-dependent receptor domain-containing protein, giving the protein MNSFLTFRRALRCLGFLIALLPLGLQAQNLGTVSGTLLDKSNNQPLPFANVVLLKAQDSSFVAGAQTSENGAFAVEKVTADTYMLRATVVGYQSFRKAITLTATNPSLQLGALKVAPTAVQLKGIVVQGEKAAVVDNLDKKVINVSKDLNSTGGTAVDVLQNVPSVSVDQSGQVSLRGTPNVTIYVDGKPAPSTFRLDQLPASRIENVEVITNPSARYSAAGSGGVINITLKKQQKDGWNGQAVANVGTQDKYNTSLNLNRKTGKLNFFGSYDGNDSRWRGSGDLHQVATVGTATTRTDQDNRQINHNSYHGGRVGVDYELTDNQKLTVAADLSRNKGWERENLNTLLTRNNDAPIALRNLGYDDEQQRELDASADYRRTWANKKGRELTANVTYVDVDVDVTVGQRVLDGPVEYPKQERQQKYGVGLNLLMGQVDYVHPLGEKSHLDLGLKTENLFTSGGVAYLLQDADAATFTRQDAFSYDYRYERNVHAGYATYQAEVGKWNYQGGLRAEYTSLTGNIVPSFGNFNQHFINLFPSATVARTLAGDQRVQFSYSRRLNRPDFMQFLALPIYSDQRNYRIGNPNIRPEYVNAFELGHQVSLGQTSLSTTLFWRQTNQSLQSIREIDTTATRLSGQPDFITRTSYRNFGQTNNYGAELSITQPVAKWWKVTASGSFFRNELTSFSGDGRNRSNYTGTARLMNTFNPTKTLDVQLTSNYRGAVITAQGRMASVYSTDVALRQRLFNDRAALTLRVSDIFNTKRQYTELYSEGLTANFRNKRETRVGYLGFAYYFGNSKPSKKIDQGPKGGGGGFGN; this is encoded by the coding sequence ATGAACTCCTTCCTTACTTTTCGCCGGGCGCTGCGGTGCCTTGGGTTCCTTATTGCGCTCCTTCCTTTGGGGTTACAGGCCCAAAACCTAGGTACAGTTTCGGGTACGCTGCTCGATAAAAGCAACAATCAACCGTTGCCGTTCGCGAATGTGGTGCTTCTAAAAGCTCAGGACTCTAGCTTCGTAGCAGGGGCGCAAACTAGTGAGAATGGGGCATTTGCAGTGGAGAAAGTAACAGCCGACACTTATATGCTCCGCGCTACTGTGGTTGGTTATCAGTCTTTTCGCAAAGCCATAACACTTACCGCAACCAACCCTTCTTTACAGCTAGGTGCGCTGAAGGTAGCACCCACCGCTGTGCAGCTGAAAGGCATAGTAGTGCAAGGAGAAAAGGCTGCCGTTGTAGATAACTTAGATAAAAAGGTAATAAACGTCAGTAAGGATCTGAACAGCACCGGCGGGACGGCCGTGGATGTACTTCAAAATGTACCATCAGTCTCGGTCGATCAGAGTGGTCAAGTAAGCTTACGGGGTACACCCAACGTGACAATTTACGTGGATGGCAAGCCAGCACCTAGCACTTTTCGCCTCGATCAATTACCTGCTAGCCGCATTGAGAATGTGGAGGTTATCACCAATCCTTCGGCCCGCTACTCGGCCGCTGGCTCGGGAGGGGTAATCAACATCACGCTGAAAAAGCAGCAGAAAGACGGCTGGAACGGCCAAGCAGTGGCCAACGTCGGCACACAAGACAAGTATAACACCTCGTTGAATTTGAACCGCAAGACGGGCAAGCTCAACTTCTTCGGTAGCTACGACGGCAACGACAGCCGGTGGCGTGGCTCCGGCGACCTACACCAGGTAGCCACCGTTGGCACGGCCACTACGCGCACCGACCAAGACAATCGCCAAATTAACCACAACTCGTACCACGGCGGCCGGGTGGGAGTCGATTACGAGCTGACAGACAACCAAAAGCTGACGGTGGCTGCCGACCTGAGCCGCAACAAAGGCTGGGAACGGGAGAACCTCAATACGCTACTTACCCGCAATAACGATGCGCCCATAGCCCTCCGCAACCTAGGCTACGACGACGAGCAGCAACGGGAGCTAGATGCCTCCGCCGATTACCGTCGCACGTGGGCCAACAAGAAAGGCCGTGAGCTGACCGCCAACGTAACCTACGTGGATGTAGATGTGGACGTGACCGTGGGGCAACGTGTGCTGGATGGGCCGGTTGAATATCCCAAGCAAGAACGTCAGCAGAAGTATGGTGTAGGCCTGAACCTACTGATGGGCCAGGTAGACTACGTGCACCCACTAGGCGAAAAGAGCCACCTCGACCTAGGTTTGAAAACTGAAAATCTATTTACGAGCGGTGGCGTGGCGTACCTGCTTCAGGATGCTGATGCCGCTACCTTCACTCGCCAAGACGCCTTCTCCTATGACTACCGCTACGAGCGCAACGTCCATGCGGGCTACGCGACCTATCAGGCAGAAGTAGGCAAGTGGAACTACCAAGGTGGCCTGCGCGCCGAATACACCAGCCTGACGGGCAACATCGTACCGAGCTTCGGAAATTTCAACCAGCACTTTATCAACTTATTCCCGTCTGCTACGGTGGCCCGCACGTTGGCCGGCGACCAGCGCGTGCAGTTCAGCTACTCCCGCCGTCTGAATCGGCCTGACTTCATGCAGTTCTTGGCTTTGCCAATCTATTCGGATCAGCGCAACTACCGCATCGGCAACCCCAATATTCGGCCTGAGTACGTGAATGCCTTTGAGCTAGGTCATCAAGTTTCACTGGGCCAAACCAGCTTGAGCACCACCCTTTTCTGGCGCCAGACCAACCAATCGTTGCAATCGATCCGCGAGATTGACACGACCGCTACGCGCCTCAGTGGGCAGCCCGACTTCATCACCCGTACCTCGTACCGCAACTTCGGTCAGACCAACAACTACGGGGCGGAGCTTTCCATTACGCAGCCAGTAGCCAAGTGGTGGAAAGTTACGGCCAGCGGCTCCTTCTTCCGCAATGAGCTAACGAGCTTCAGTGGCGACGGCCGCAACCGCTCTAACTACACGGGCACGGCTCGCCTGATGAATACCTTCAATCCGACCAAAACCCTCGACGTGCAGTTGACCAGCAACTACCGCGGGGCCGTTATCACGGCGCAAGGGCGCATGGCTTCGGTGTACTCCACGGATGTTGCCCTACGCCAGCGTCTCTTCAACGACCGTGCTGCCCTCACGCTACGAGTGAGCGATATTTTCAATACCAAACGGCAGTACACGGAACTGTACTCGGAAGGACTGACCGCCAACTTCCGCAACAAGCGCGAGACACGTGTGGGTTACCTAGGCTTTGCATACTACTTCGGCAACAGCAAACCCTCCAAGAAAATAGATCAGGGTCCGAAAGGCGGTGGTGGCGGTTTTGGCAACTAG
- a CDS encoding carboxypeptidase regulatory-like domain-containing protein yields the protein MKTSFVNRILFGVILLLTGLQLSAATFYNGTLTGTLLDADTHEPIPYANVVLLRASDNAYVRSVKTNADGSFSLDKVTFGKYKFTTTVLGYQPVEPTITFNGLNTRVALGSVIMQPANALLASKPTTTPATASYQASTMLARN from the coding sequence ATGAAAACTTCCTTTGTAAACCGCATCTTATTTGGCGTTATCCTGTTGCTCACCGGCTTGCAGCTTTCCGCCGCCACCTTCTACAACGGTACGCTCACGGGAACCCTACTCGACGCCGATACCCACGAGCCCATTCCTTACGCCAACGTTGTGCTGCTGCGCGCCAGCGATAATGCCTACGTTCGGTCGGTGAAAACAAATGCTGATGGCTCTTTCAGCCTCGACAAAGTAACGTTCGGCAAATACAAGTTTACGACGACCGTGCTAGGTTATCAACCCGTAGAGCCTACTATCACTTTCAACGGCTTGAACACGCGAGTTGCCTTGGGCAGTGTAATCATGCAGCCTGCCAATGCTCTCCTAGCTAGCAAGCCAACTACTACACCTGCAACTGCTAGCTACCAAGCGTCCACTATGTTGGCTCGCAACTAA
- a CDS encoding aromatic amino acid ammonia-lyase: MTDFALHPTTRLDLPTLNALLTDQRRVVLSPEAKQQLEAGAAYARAQFADDSQTPASQLLAHACGMGEEVPTDLVRLMLMLKAQSLSYGHSGAQVATVQRLLDFYNREMLPVVYQQGSLGAGDQVPLAHLCLPLLGLGEVNFQGYRLQTADAMHLFSWPAVELAPGEHLALLTGTQFMLAYGVQALLRAQRLAQAADVIGALSYHVFGGDLVPFDARIHALRPHAGQTLVAERLRSLLADSVASPQPSSTEQLPYSFRCLPQVHGASRDALGYVAQVLEAECNSVTAGLAVFPHDEAILLSGNFHGQPLALALDFMALATAELGSISERRTAQLLSKQLGPSTMAESPSLLAPQYTAASLANQNKQFCSPASLDNAGTVGVADHVSMGANAALKARRVLENTEQVLAIELYTAAQALSSRRPVRTSSALEQIVAALAAKVDVETPSKAPYLALQATAAFVRTYAWQ; this comes from the coding sequence ATGACTGATTTTGCCCTTCACCCCACTACCCGCCTCGACCTTCCGACGCTTAATGCGCTGCTAACTGATCAACGGCGCGTAGTACTCAGCCCCGAAGCAAAGCAACAGCTAGAAGCAGGGGCAGCATACGCGCGTGCTCAGTTTGCCGACGACAGCCAAACCCCTGCTAGTCAGCTGCTAGCTCACGCATGCGGCATGGGGGAAGAAGTCCCCACAGACTTGGTGCGTCTTATGCTGATGCTCAAGGCGCAAAGCTTGAGCTATGGACATAGTGGTGCCCAAGTGGCAACGGTGCAGCGCCTACTGGACTTTTACAACCGGGAGATGCTGCCGGTCGTGTACCAACAAGGGTCACTCGGGGCCGGCGACCAAGTGCCACTGGCTCACTTATGCCTACCTCTGCTTGGCCTGGGAGAAGTTAATTTTCAAGGGTACCGGTTGCAGACCGCCGATGCCATGCATCTGTTTAGCTGGCCTGCCGTGGAGCTAGCCCCCGGCGAGCACCTAGCTTTGTTAACCGGCACGCAGTTTATGCTGGCGTATGGCGTGCAAGCGTTGCTGCGTGCCCAGCGCCTAGCTCAGGCAGCAGATGTAATCGGGGCCTTGTCGTATCATGTTTTCGGGGGCGATTTGGTGCCGTTTGATGCGCGAATACACGCCCTACGTCCGCACGCGGGGCAGACGTTGGTAGCAGAGCGTTTGCGCAGCCTATTGGCTGACAGTGTTGCCTCTCCGCAACCTAGCTCCACCGAACAACTCCCGTACTCCTTCCGTTGTCTGCCGCAGGTGCACGGCGCCTCCCGCGACGCGCTGGGCTACGTAGCACAGGTACTGGAAGCGGAGTGCAACTCCGTCACGGCCGGCCTAGCTGTTTTCCCTCATGATGAGGCGATACTTCTGAGCGGTAACTTTCATGGTCAGCCACTGGCATTAGCCCTCGATTTTATGGCTCTTGCTACTGCTGAGTTGGGCAGCATTTCGGAGCGCCGCACTGCGCAGCTTCTAAGCAAGCAGCTTGGCCCATCCACTATGGCTGAGTCACCGAGCTTATTAGCACCCCAATACACCGCAGCTAGTCTAGCAAACCAGAACAAGCAATTCTGTTCGCCCGCCTCCCTGGACAATGCAGGCACTGTTGGCGTAGCAGACCACGTTAGTATGGGGGCCAACGCGGCTCTCAAAGCGCGGCGCGTGCTCGAAAATACGGAGCAAGTGTTGGCTATCGAGTTGTACACAGCGGCGCAAGCGCTGTCCTCGCGTCGCCCGGTACGTACCTCGTCGGCGCTGGAACAGATTGTCGCAGCGCTAGCGGCAAAAGTTGATGTAGAGACCCCATCGAAAGCGCCTTACCTAGCGTTGCAAGCCACGGCTGCTTTCGTGCGCACGTATGCCTGGCAGTAG
- a CDS encoding alkaline phosphatase PhoX, whose protein sequence is MRQNLLFLPVAFAALTTAQAQTNPSSCNPLPTGHLSEFISVQPTAQMQVLSIPSSHTYQMLVQTGNEYSNPNNGTIKAANDFTGYVPINNSSTNGYLSINHKGSSDAASGVSILDLQFNAGSKLWVVSAKNPVDFAPVVGTFNNCSGGITPWKTVITCEENTPGSPTDSNNDGYMDYGWTVELDPATRSVKDQDGDGKPDKLWRMGRMKHENVVVKADGSTVYEGADEGGNSYVYKYVADVPGKLANGKLYVLKLDGAIGTATTGKWIQVPNETKTDCNTTVALATALGATSFNGVEDVEIGPHDGRIYFTAKGPGRVYRFTDEASAVSGFEIFVGQPVGVTNQSYSINYGNGTIMEPWGTGNDNLTFDSHGNLYVLQDGGRNHIWLVKPCHTQASPAVQVFAVTPAGSEPTGMTLSPDEKFMFVSIQGPSSTNTQATTDAAGQAVVFDRATTLVIARKENLGSIVAATQVQKNSAKIDVYPNPVTDELTLELPDDLREAASLQIVSALGQRVLAEKTIMLNQGNNLLKLPVNNLRSGQYILVIKTARTTITRTFSKK, encoded by the coding sequence ATGAGACAAAACCTACTCTTTCTTCCTGTTGCTTTTGCCGCGCTTACTACGGCGCAAGCCCAGACTAACCCATCCAGCTGTAATCCGCTCCCAACTGGTCACTTGAGCGAGTTCATCTCGGTTCAGCCTACGGCCCAAATGCAGGTTTTGAGCATTCCTTCGTCTCACACGTACCAAATGTTGGTGCAAACGGGCAACGAGTACTCAAACCCAAACAATGGCACTATAAAAGCTGCCAATGACTTCACGGGCTACGTTCCTATCAATAATAGCAGCACCAACGGCTATCTTTCTATCAACCACAAAGGTTCATCGGATGCGGCTTCGGGCGTAAGTATTCTAGACTTGCAGTTCAATGCAGGTTCCAAATTGTGGGTCGTGTCAGCGAAGAACCCCGTTGACTTCGCGCCGGTAGTAGGCACTTTCAACAACTGTTCAGGCGGGATTACACCCTGGAAAACCGTTATTACCTGCGAGGAAAATACGCCTGGCTCGCCTACCGATAGCAACAATGACGGCTACATGGACTACGGTTGGACTGTGGAGCTAGATCCTGCTACGCGCAGCGTGAAAGATCAGGATGGCGATGGTAAACCTGACAAGTTGTGGCGCATGGGCCGCATGAAGCACGAAAACGTCGTGGTGAAGGCCGATGGTAGCACCGTGTACGAAGGAGCTGATGAAGGCGGTAACAGCTACGTATACAAGTACGTCGCTGATGTGCCTGGCAAGTTAGCTAACGGTAAGCTATACGTGTTGAAGCTTGATGGTGCTATCGGCACGGCTACCACGGGGAAGTGGATTCAGGTACCAAACGAGACGAAAACAGATTGCAATACGACAGTAGCTCTTGCTACGGCACTAGGTGCTACCAGCTTCAATGGGGTAGAGGACGTAGAAATTGGTCCGCACGATGGCCGCATCTACTTCACGGCAAAAGGTCCCGGTCGTGTGTATCGCTTCACCGACGAGGCTAGCGCGGTTAGTGGCTTTGAAATCTTTGTGGGACAACCCGTAGGTGTTACCAACCAGAGCTACTCAATCAACTACGGCAACGGTACCATCATGGAGCCTTGGGGCACGGGCAACGACAACTTGACCTTCGACTCACACGGCAACCTCTACGTGCTACAAGATGGGGGGCGCAATCATATTTGGCTGGTGAAGCCTTGCCACACGCAAGCTAGCCCTGCAGTGCAGGTGTTTGCCGTGACGCCCGCTGGTTCGGAGCCAACCGGTATGACCTTGTCGCCCGACGAAAAATTCATGTTTGTGTCAATCCAAGGTCCGAGCAGTACCAATACCCAAGCTACCACTGATGCTGCTGGCCAAGCAGTAGTATTCGACCGTGCTACCACACTTGTTATTGCCCGGAAGGAAAACCTAGGTTCGATCGTCGCAGCCACGCAGGTTCAAAAGAATTCCGCTAAAATAGATGTGTATCCTAACCCCGTCACAGACGAGCTGACCCTAGAACTGCCTGATGACCTCCGTGAGGCTGCTTCCCTGCAGATAGTAAGTGCACTAGGCCAACGTGTATTAGCCGAGAAGACGATTATGTTAAATCAGGGTAATAACCTTCTGAAACTACCCGTCAATAATTTACGCAGCGGTCAATACATTTTAGTTATCAAAACTGCCCGCACTACTATCACCCGTACGTTTAGTAAGAAGTGA
- the hisS gene encoding histidine--tRNA ligase — protein MSIQKPSIPQGTRDFGPAVVVRRNYIFGIIRRTFEKFGFAPLETPTLENLSVLTGKYGEEGDQLLFKVLNSGDFLNKKNAAVTADDLATGSKSVLPKIAEKGLRYDLTVPFARYVVMHRNEITFPFKRYQIQPVWRADRPQRGRYREFYQCDADVVGTNSLLCEAEIVLMMSEVLTTLGLTQHTIKINHRGVLGAIYQALGGEGTEVDLFTAIDKLDKIGREGVEKELAERGFSTMAIDTLFALLGVGGGFAEKLERLLAAFVTAGVTPDNEDGYRGLQDLQRVYELLQEFGFDNFQNLDFDVTLARGLSYYTGCIFEVKINNVNMGSVSGGGRYDNLTGAFGLPGVSGVGFSFGVDRLYDCLEELALFPNNAAVTTQCLLANFDAESERAALPILRQLRQAGISAELYPESSKLKKQFQYADQKSIPYLLLLGSEERAVGKGKLRDMRTGEEQLLELRQVVATLIGE, from the coding sequence ATGAGCATTCAAAAGCCTAGCATTCCCCAAGGTACCCGCGATTTTGGTCCCGCTGTTGTCGTTCGACGCAACTATATCTTCGGCATCATCCGCCGCACATTTGAGAAGTTTGGGTTCGCACCACTCGAAACTCCGACCCTCGAGAATTTGTCGGTCCTGACTGGCAAGTATGGTGAAGAAGGCGACCAGCTCTTGTTTAAAGTCCTGAACTCGGGCGACTTCCTCAATAAAAAGAACGCCGCCGTAACGGCCGACGACCTAGCTACCGGTTCTAAATCGGTGCTACCCAAGATTGCCGAGAAAGGGCTGCGCTACGACCTAACGGTGCCTTTTGCCCGCTACGTGGTGATGCACCGAAACGAAATCACTTTCCCCTTTAAGCGCTACCAGATCCAGCCCGTGTGGCGTGCCGACCGCCCTCAGCGCGGCCGCTACCGCGAATTTTACCAGTGCGACGCCGACGTAGTAGGCACCAACTCGTTGCTGTGCGAGGCGGAGATTGTGCTGATGATGAGTGAGGTGCTCACCACCCTAGGTCTTACGCAGCACACCATCAAGATCAACCACCGTGGCGTACTTGGGGCCATTTACCAGGCGCTGGGCGGTGAGGGCACGGAAGTAGACCTGTTCACGGCTATTGATAAGCTGGACAAGATCGGCCGCGAAGGCGTGGAAAAGGAGCTAGCCGAACGGGGTTTCTCTACCATGGCTATTGATACGCTTTTCGCGCTACTAGGCGTCGGCGGCGGTTTTGCCGAGAAGCTTGAGCGCCTGCTGGCGGCCTTCGTCACGGCCGGCGTGACGCCCGACAATGAAGATGGCTACCGGGGCTTGCAGGACTTACAGCGCGTGTACGAGCTGTTACAGGAATTTGGGTTTGATAACTTCCAGAACCTTGATTTCGACGTGACCTTAGCGCGTGGCCTGAGCTACTACACGGGCTGTATTTTTGAGGTGAAGATCAATAACGTGAACATGGGCAGCGTGTCGGGCGGCGGGCGCTACGATAACCTAACGGGGGCTTTTGGGCTGCCCGGCGTATCGGGCGTGGGCTTCTCCTTCGGCGTCGACCGGCTCTATGACTGCCTAGAAGAGCTAGCCCTCTTCCCAAACAACGCGGCCGTGACGACGCAGTGCTTGCTTGCCAACTTCGATGCGGAGTCGGAGCGGGCGGCGCTGCCGATTTTGCGCCAACTGCGCCAAGCAGGCATCTCGGCAGAGCTGTATCCGGAAAGCAGCAAGTTAAAAAAGCAGTTTCAGTACGCTGACCAGAAGAGTATTCCGTATTTGCTGCTGCTCGGCTCAGAAGAGCGTGCCGTGGGAAAAGGCAAGCTCCGCGACATGCGCACCGGCGAAGAACAGCTGCTGGAGCTACGCCAAGTAGTGGCTACTCTCATTGGCGAGTAA
- a CDS encoding cytochrome-c peroxidase: MISITAHLQTLGRPLLLGFAVLLFSCTVLRKTPTEQVKDYYDSHLAQLHTAVLRFLEISNKADAATLRANFTACRAEYKRLEFAIEYYYPNAAQRLNGAVLPEAEPSEPEQVVPPTGFQVLEEYVYDSADDPASHGLICQELENILYQVRYLQAQAPALTFSEAEIFDAVRLNLYRLAVKGISGFDSPVAFASLPEAAITLEGVGEVLSYFELPLSLKVEVERSITDVRTSGTTVSGFNQFDRAAFLVRDFKPLLSGLHAMQRAKSIVFLQTRRAIRPTAVSLFAADAFDPMFFAPSDAAPATPEILALGKALFQEPALSGEGRRTCASCHIPDRAYTDGLKVNSSLLPDVTLKRNTPTLLNASLQPAQFYDGRVLFLEDQIHEVVSNKAEMGGHLDEVTNALRRKKSYSKQFSKAFPNEDKPLTERNIRKALAAYIRSLIRLNSRFDQYMRGDTTILSESEVDGFNLFMGKAKCGTCHYMPLFNGAVAPLYDKIESEVLGVLATTDTIRPSLDTDEGKYLLHKIAHQRYAFKTPTIRNANHTAPYMHNGVYLTLKEVIDFYNKGGGAGLGLEVSTQTLGEDQLRLTKKERQSLIDFIGSLSDIRE; this comes from the coding sequence ATGATCTCTATTACAGCCCATCTTCAAACTCTTGGGCGCCCTCTGTTACTTGGTTTTGCAGTACTACTCTTTTCTTGCACCGTGCTGCGCAAAACGCCCACTGAGCAAGTGAAGGATTACTATGATAGCCACCTAGCTCAATTACACACTGCCGTCTTACGCTTTCTGGAAATCAGTAACAAGGCTGATGCGGCCACATTGCGGGCAAACTTCACCGCCTGTCGTGCCGAATACAAGCGTCTGGAATTTGCTATTGAGTACTACTATCCTAATGCAGCTCAACGTTTGAATGGGGCTGTTCTCCCCGAAGCCGAGCCTAGCGAGCCAGAGCAAGTGGTTCCGCCTACAGGATTTCAAGTGTTGGAAGAATACGTGTATGATTCAGCCGATGATCCGGCTAGCCACGGTCTTATCTGTCAAGAGCTAGAAAACATCCTTTATCAAGTGCGCTACTTACAAGCACAGGCACCCGCACTTACTTTTTCGGAGGCAGAAATTTTCGATGCTGTCCGTCTGAACCTTTATCGTCTAGCAGTTAAAGGAATATCCGGGTTTGATTCTCCTGTTGCTTTTGCATCCTTACCCGAAGCAGCTATCACTCTGGAAGGGGTAGGGGAGGTGTTATCCTATTTTGAGCTTCCCTTATCGCTCAAGGTAGAGGTTGAGCGCAGTATTACTGATGTACGCACTTCAGGTACGACTGTATCTGGGTTCAACCAATTTGACCGTGCAGCTTTTTTAGTGCGTGATTTCAAGCCATTACTAAGTGGCTTGCATGCAATGCAACGTGCAAAATCCATTGTTTTTCTTCAAACCCGCCGCGCCATCCGCCCAACCGCAGTCAGTCTATTTGCTGCCGATGCATTTGATCCAATGTTCTTTGCTCCGTCTGATGCGGCTCCTGCCACCCCTGAAATACTCGCGTTGGGTAAAGCGTTATTTCAAGAGCCTGCCTTATCAGGGGAGGGGAGAAGAACCTGTGCTAGCTGTCATATTCCTGATCGAGCATACACAGATGGTCTGAAGGTAAATAGTTCTCTTCTACCAGATGTGACGTTGAAGCGCAATACTCCTACGCTGCTAAATGCTAGTCTACAGCCTGCTCAATTCTATGATGGTCGTGTGCTGTTTCTAGAAGATCAGATTCACGAAGTAGTATCAAATAAGGCTGAAATGGGAGGGCATCTTGATGAGGTAACAAATGCGCTCCGGCGTAAAAAAAGCTATAGTAAACAGTTTTCTAAAGCCTTTCCCAATGAGGATAAGCCTCTTACAGAGCGAAACATTCGCAAAGCATTAGCAGCATATATTCGTTCTTTGATTCGGCTTAACAGCCGTTTCGATCAATACATGCGAGGTGACACGACCATCCTTTCTGAGTCAGAAGTTGATGGCTTTAACCTATTTATGGGCAAGGCAAAATGTGGGACCTGTCACTATATGCCACTCTTCAACGGAGCAGTAGCACCTCTTTATGATAAAATAGAAAGTGAAGTACTTGGAGTGCTGGCTACAACCGACACAATCCGGCCTAGTCTAGATACTGATGAAGGCAAATACCTATTACACAAAATAGCTCACCAACGTTATGCCTTCAAAACACCTACTATTCGTAACGCTAACCACACAGCACCTTATATGCACAATGGTGTCTATCTAACGTTAAAGGAGGTTATTGATTTTTACAATAAAGGAGGCGGTGCGGGCTTAGGTTTGGAAGTATCAACCCAAACATTAGGAGAGGACCAGTTGAGATTAACAAAAAAGGAAAGACAATCTCTCATAGATTTTATTGGCTCACTATCGGATATAAGAGAATAG
- a CDS encoding leucine-rich repeat domain-containing protein, whose product MRFQELEQLPSSISQLTRLRRLHVQDNHLRHLPDAVTKLDSLRELFANKNGLLDLPTQLGNLRQLRQLQINENALAELPPSITKLDSLRFLITAWNNFTSLPEQLGSLANLEYFDVSHNQLLFLPTSLGRLRHLKYAYFNHNRLQHLPSEWSDLRELRELNLADNLLEQLPADIGRCRALKALTLTNNQLRALPNSLGQLTELETLIASNNQLTALPRSLGKLKKLKTVILVGNAFSPEARRRAEAMLPGAKLYFE is encoded by the coding sequence TTGCGCTTTCAAGAGCTAGAGCAGCTACCATCTTCGATCAGCCAACTTACGCGCTTGCGTCGCTTGCATGTGCAAGACAATCATTTGCGCCACTTACCCGATGCGGTAACCAAGCTTGATAGTCTGCGCGAACTGTTTGCGAACAAGAACGGCTTGCTCGATTTACCTACCCAACTCGGCAACTTGCGCCAACTACGACAATTGCAGATAAACGAAAACGCACTAGCAGAGCTGCCTCCTAGCATCACGAAGCTAGATAGCTTGCGGTTTCTAATAACTGCTTGGAACAACTTTACTTCTTTGCCAGAGCAGCTAGGTAGCCTAGCTAACTTAGAATACTTTGATGTTTCGCACAACCAGCTCCTGTTTTTACCAACGTCGCTCGGCCGATTGCGGCACCTGAAGTATGCTTACTTTAATCATAACCGATTGCAGCATCTGCCATCTGAATGGAGCGATTTACGGGAACTACGAGAGCTGAACCTAGCTGATAACTTACTGGAACAACTGCCTGCTGATATAGGACGTTGTCGAGCCTTGAAGGCGCTGACACTCACGAATAATCAGCTAAGGGCTTTGCCAAATAGCCTAGGTCAGCTCACCGAGCTAGAAACTCTCATTGCCAGTAATAACCAGCTAACAGCACTGCCGCGCTCATTGGGCAAGTTGAAAAAGCTCAAAACAGTTATTTTGGTTGGTAACGCCTTTTCCCCTGAAGCACGTCGACGAGCGGAGGCAATGCTGCCTGGTGCAAAACTTTACTTCGAATGA